A genomic window from Silene latifolia isolate original U9 population chromosome 11, ASM4854445v1, whole genome shotgun sequence includes:
- the LOC141613793 gene encoding uncharacterized protein LOC141613793 produces the protein MTPFEALYRRRCKSPLCWDDVTDLVVLGPQMIQEMVEQVHTICHKMRVVQDRQKSYADLKRSDIEFAVGDKVLLKVSPMKGSYAFLEERVGEVEYRLALPLALDRVHNVFHVSQPRKYVSDPSHILESEIVEMDESPTYVEIAKEILDRNIIKTRNGETVLVKVLWSNHDIEEAMWEPEDKINEKYPHLFDQV, from the exons atgacaccgtttgaggcaTTATATAGGAGGAGGTGCAAGAGTCCGCTATGCTGGGATGATGTGACAGATTTAGTAGTTTTGGGACCCCAGATGATTCAGGAGATGGTGGAGCAGGTGCATACTATTTGTCATAAAATGAGAGTCGTGCAAGACCgtcaaaagagttatgctgatctTAAAAGAAGTGACATTGAGTTTGCAGTTGGAGACAAGGTTTTGCTGAAAGTATCGCCAATGAAAGGGAGTTATGCATTTTTGGAAGAGAG AGTTGGGGAAGTGGAATATCGTTTGGCTCTACCTctagctttggatagagtccatAATGTGTTCCATGTTTCGCAACCTagaaagtatgttagtgatccgtctCACATACTTGAGTCTGAGATAGTAGAGATGGATGAATCACCAACATATGTGGAAATAGCTAAAGAGATATTGGACCGAAATATAATAAAGACGAGGAATGGAGAGACTGTGCTAGTGAAAGTTCTGTGGTCTAACCATGATATTGAGGAAGCTATGTGGGAACCTGAAGATAAAATAAACGAGAAGTATCCACACCTATTTGATCAGGTATGA